GTGATTTGCCATTCATTTTGTGGATCGTCTCCATCTGTCTACTTGGTCTTCATCCTCCTGTTCTTTCACCTTTATCTCCTTCAAGCAGAATACTTCAGTAAACAAGGTCTTCTCAGGTTTTGTCCAAAACTACGTTTTATTCTTAATATTTGTGGAAAATTTGACGTGACTTGGTTAAGGATCCTTGATTTGAATGGCATGATTTGTATTACTTATTATATAGTATTTTATTTCTTGGTGAGGTGAAGACGATTGCTCTAAAAACTCCTGTCTTGTGTCTTGGTTAATTAATAACGTGCAGATGAATTCTGGGGAAGTCTCCAGCTCTCTTCTTGTTCTTCACCCTTCTGTTCTTCATCTTTACCTCTTTCAAGCAGAATTCTCCTCTCTAATGACTTTGTCTTCCCATGTTATGTCCAAAATAAAGTTTAATTCTCTATATCTGTGTAAAAAATTGGCTTTAAGCTGGTTAAGGATCTTTGATTTGATTAGCTTGATTGATATTACCCTTTAACTATCTAATGAAGACCAGTTGAAAAGGGTTCCTTCAGAAAGCCCAGTCTTCAGTAAATTACTCAGAATTGTCTATGTATAGTTGCTCGTTAAAACTTTGTAGAAATTTGGCTTGACTTGTCAAGGATCCTTGGCTTTTCTGGGTGCCTTTATATGCTTCGATAACATGTAGTATTTGGTGATTTATTTTTCTTCTGATCTTGAAAAACTTAAATTTATGTTTACTTGTTGCTATTCCTTGATATTGTGATGAACTTGTAATCGTAGTCACGTAATGCTAAGGTGGGGCACAAACGTTTAGTTGGGAATTATTTTGCTTATTACATATGAACTCATGACATTTGTATGTAATTCAAGTGTAAGATCATACTTTTTTAACATGTTCTTAACTGGGAGTATGAGTCAATAATCAGCAATACTTACATACATCACTCCTAGTATCAGTCAAACATTCATCCGAGTATAAATATCAAACACTTACATTTCTGTTGATACTTTATAGTCCAACTTCTACATCTGTATACAGTCAAAAAATTCCATAATCTTGGAGAATGTTTTTATATAACCAGTTCTCCACCTTTAAGAGATGGATACCCACAACAAGACACTTGCCACTGAAGTTATTCTCTTAAGCTTTTCTGATAACATCCAAATAAACATTGTTCTATTTTTGTTCTTTATTATCATCTACCTTGTGACTGTGGTTGGAAATTTTCTTATGATTACCATCATTTTAATCAGCTCCCAACTACACATCCCAATGTACTTCTTCCTTTGCAATTTGTCCTTCATTGACCTTTTCTACTCCTCATCAGCCTTGCCTAAGCTCCTGGTGGACCTCTTCTCCAAAGAGAGAATTATGTCACTTGTTGATTGTGCCATCCAAGTGTACATCAGTACTTTTCTTGGTGATACGGAGTGTTTACTACTTGCCCTGATGGCTTATGATCGATGCATTGCCATTTGCTACCCGCTTTACTACCCCATGCTGATGAGATGGACTGTGTGTTACTGGTTGGCTGCCTTTGTATGGATCATGAGCTTTTTTATCTCTGTGGTCCCTTCACTTCTGATGCCTATGAAGTTTTGTAATCCCAACAGGATCAACCATTTCATGTGTGAGATCATCGCGGTCATAAAGCTGTCATGTGATAACATCTATCTGAATGAACTTGTTATATTTTGTGTAAGTTTCATCACTCTCCTCCTCCCATTCTTGTTCATCATTATAACATACATTTGCATTATCTCTAACGTGTTAAAGATTCAGTCGGTGGCAAGATCCAAGGCATTTTCCACATGCACCTCACATATTATAGTGGTGGTCCTGTTCTATTGGACGGCCATGGTTATGTACTTTGGACCATCTTCGCAGTACTCGACAAACCAGGAAAAATATATTTCAGTGTTTTATGTCGTCATCATTCCGATGTTAAATCCAATTATCTACAGTCTGAAGAACAAAGAGGTCAAGAATGCATTTTTATCACTTGTGAACTCTCACTCATTACATTACTGAGTACCTACAAAATCTTCAGACATGTTCTGGATGCTGGATGATACATTTTATATGGAGTTACAGTACCACAGATCTGCAATTGTTTAATGTTTATATGCAATGTAATCTAATGTACTGTAATGCTATGCCATTTATCCCAGCAGAGGGAGTAATGGTtgacaatggttggcaggaacagggctaaccaccctgttcctccccttggtaggagtgggctggttctTCTTCCTGTTAGGAGGGGATTCCAGGCTAgtgacagaggagagagaagagagtTACTGTTTGGATAGTGGGGAAGTGATGAAGAACATGTCAGAGCTCCTACTCCCAGGAACTGTATCTTATTCCTTTTGTAAGCAACACTCCAGAGGGAAGCTCTGAAACCAGATATGCTCTTGTCAGAATAACTTAATCCTTTCTCAAGAAAACACTTGAGAAACAAGACGTGTTTGCTGTAGCCAGTCACTGAGGTAGTCAGAAAGATCATTGCTGCAGTGCCAGTCTTAGTTAACCAGTAACATATTGTACCCAATTACTTCATGTGACCATAGAGTCCAGTGGTTGGCTGTAGTCACCACTACACCAGACACAAAGCTCACCAGGACCACTGGAGTGGTAGTGGAGGAATGTAATTTGTTTGAACATTTGAATAAGGCTTATTTTAAAGGTTCAGAGGTGGTTCCACCTTTTGGACCACCATTGATCACCAGAGCCTAGTGCTAACCAGAGCCATGGTAGTCCTGTTCCTATCCACAgatacagaatattttttttcattttgatatCAGTGATATAAAGATGTGTCCAACTTAAAATTTTCTTATATAAATGTAATACAATACTGTAACATGGCATTACACACAtaccagatgtagcagggttagcactccagctcttaactcaaatttcttaatttatcgcgttatcttgagacaaaagccattgaaaagtaattgaaggtgtttgcttagattagataacacaactcagaaatctcagaaaacagaagtgttaactctactccatccgtagaAACATATAGGATAAACCTCTCCCGACAAAGTACTGTAAAATCATGTTTCATCTAGAGGTAAGTCAAGCCAGTTGGAAAGATGGATGAGAGCAGATGGATGAGAATAACCAGTAGACTGCATTATTACGATGGCGTTATGATGTAGTCATGCTAGGTTGCGCCTCTCTCCTTCCGCTCACCTCGCCATACCGTGTAAGCTAAGCTATGCTTTGCCTCGACCGACCTGAAGGATCCACCACTTCTGAGCCCTGCACACGTCCGGACCTCTTGAACATCCTTCCAGTTGCCATGCTGTGACTGCCTGCTCTTTCTTGGTGCTTTGTGTATGGTTGTTGTCTCCGATCCCCGCTTGTTCTCCTTGATCTCTCcgctcctctgcttccttgttctccgccttccccccccccccccccgttggtATCTGGATTGAGTTTTGAAGAGACGCTGCCCTGTGTCCTTCCCTTCTTATATGTCTGATCCACCTTCCCTCCTGTTTCCTGCATATACCTTCAAAGACCCTCCTGTGTTTGCTTTATTACCTCTAATGTCCACTTTATTTTTTGCGCTTCTAATTCTACTATTGGACTTGTACTGGCTGTATTCTGGGAGAACTATTGTTgctttttttctcccttttttattATAAGAAAGTTTGACTAGATCTGtttatattattataataatatttttttttggtctaAGTAATTAATATAAGAAGGAAAAAGGGAAggaaaaagagggggaaaaaagggaaatGAGGGATAACTAACATATTATaagagagggaaaaaaagaaCAGGTGTTCCGCCGAGTATATATCTGCCAAAACAGGACAAAAAATGACAGAATCTGCAAAAATTTAACAGTTCTTGAAATGTTGTAACCACAAGAGCAGGACAAAAAGGGTTGCATGATctgaatacagaaaaaaaaaggggatttAGAGTAGAAGAAGTATTGGATGATTACATTCAGGAGGTAGGggcggagagagagagaggacgtAAATGTCTTGTCCAAAGATTAATCTTCTCCACTAAAGGAAATCTTGGCTGCAGTTAAAAAAATGGAGAGCTAATAAAAGATATCTCAATGCAACTTGGGGTAATTCAGACCGAGTTGGTCTTGATAAGAGATCATGTCACAAAGATACGGGACAGAGTAACTACCATAGAAAAAACTGTGGAGGTcttggagaaggaagttaaaatGTTTAAAACAGAAATCCCCATGTTGAGATCTGAGGGTAACACCTTCAAAAAAAAGATGGTGGAGATGGAAGATAGGTCTAGGCGATGTAATGTCAAAATTGTGGGCCTACCAGAAGGCATGGAAGGGGATAATCCTTGTGATATGATACAGACTTTAATTTTGGAGAAGTTTGGAAGGGAGCATTCTCTTCATAGTTTTTTGTGGAAAGGGCCCATCGGGTTCCAGGGGGTAAACCAACTCCTGGAAGGCACCCGCGAATACTACTTGTGAGGATACTTGTTTCACGAGACAGGGATATGATTCTGAGAAGGGCAAGGGAGTGCCCCCCTATcttatataatggaaaatagattgTCCTTTTTTCCTGATTTCTCCAAGGACATCCAAGAAAAGAGATGTAGCTATATCAAGGTTAAGTCCCAAACATGTTAACTGCACAACGGACATGTAGAGAGACGGgtgccagcggctgatggagcgaTTCACTCCTCCAAGATAAATAATCAAAAATAATCACGGCACTTCCTTCAGTAAACATGTGTAGGTTTATTAACCAGTAGCAACGTTTCGGTTCACACACTGGAACCTTTCTCAATCAGTgatatcactgcttgagaaaggttccagtgTGTGAACCGAAACGTTGTTACTGGTGAATAAACCTACACATTTTTACTGAAGGAAGTGCCGTGGATATTTTTGATTGGGACATTAAATATTCATTTGTCTATCCGGCCAAACTGCGGATAATCTTTAATAGTACAACTTACTTTTTTGACACTCCTGACCTAGTGGTGGATTGGCTCGATCAGAATAATATCTAAGTGCCCTTTTAATTtgtggaggggaaggggggggggagaagaggtgGCCATAGTTGAGAGATCTGTCCCAGGAAGGTGAAGGATCAAGAACTGGAGGGGTGGGGTGGTTTGTAGTCTGTGGGGTGGGTTGCTATGCGTCTCCCAGGTTGGAGGACGAGGGGGGAGAATTTGTAAGCTTCTTTactttggtgatttttttttctggctgatTGATGTCGGTTAGAATTCTAACCTGGAATGTTCGGGGTCTTGGTGACAAATTAAAAACACAGGCGGTCTGTGATCTGGTTCAGAGACCCATTTCACTGAGGGGGCGATCCCTTGCCTTGGTGGGGGATGGGCCGTGCAGACCTATCATTCCACTTTTCCTAGCTAGTCAAGAAGAGTAACAGTATTAATTCATAAACGGATTGATTTTTGCCGGGCATCCTCCATCAATAAGCAGGGGAGATTTGTTTTCCTTTATGGAGGATTATTTAGGAAATTATGTATTCTGGCTTTTATCTATAACCTTCCCCCCTTTTCTTTTCATGTACTTAACTGTTTATTAACTTTTATGGATCAGTGGCCTGAATGTCCTTCCATAGTGAATGGGTCTTTAATTGTGTTATCAATCCATAAAAGGATAGGATTTCCATGGAGAGAGATATGTATACCCAGTGCCAAGGGTCTCTTTTGTCCCATTTTTGCCTCGTTTTGTGGATATATGGGAATACTAAGGGAAGGGGAATCAAGCATATTCTTGTGTTAGTAAATCTGGGAAGTCGATGTCCAGGATAGAATTAGCTCTGGACATAAAAAttatttgaaatatataaaacgtaTGACGTATCAGGCTAGGTCTTTATCGGACCATCTACCTCTTTCCATTGAATTATGTATGGTGGATAATAAATTCAGTGTAAGGCCCCCATTTAGATTAAACCCCCACTGGATTTTTATAATGGACAATCATGAATTAAACAGGAGATAGAGTTCTTTTTAGATAGCAATTATAATTTAGCAAGGACCCATTTGGTGTGGGATGCATTCAAGGCCTTTATGAAGGGGGTGTTTATTAGTAATATTTATAATTTAAGAAAAAGCTATGCTAAAAAAGAGAGAGACTTGCAAGAAGCAGCGGCTGCTGCTAAGGACGAGTTGTCTAGTAAGAACACAGAACAAGGGAAACTATGCAGAGGACAAGTCAGGCTTATTCTGATTTTCTTCTGGATAAGGCCCAGCCAAGGCTATTTTTTAGGGGATACAAATATTTTTCTGAATCAGGTCGTCCAGGGAAAATGTTGGCTAGGGTGATTTCCaatcaggattagagttgagcgaacccgagctGTAAAGGTCggattcgtactgaactttaggtttttcgggttcgggttcggtgtccagagatttcttggcgctttttgaaaggctgcacagaagccaatcaacaagcgtcatactacttgccccaaaaggccatcacagccatgcctactatttgcatggctgtgattggccaactgcagcatgtgacccagcctctatttaagctggagtcacgtagcaccggcagtcactctgctcggattagtgtagggagaggctgcagctgctgtgacggagagatcagggagaaatgtTATCAAGAACTTTTTATTGTACTCAGCgaactacagcaaatgtgttttgtgggtgcagtgcataatttttttaagcctgccctgagccaaatacggctgaaaacaaactttttttcttcagttagtcaatatcaatacatgatcggcagccattttatgcaacgatagtgcaccagcacaggctatctgcatgtctgcaattccagaaatacagctttttgcttacaggggttaaaaaaatacatctgttaaatatagtgcacatctaagatttgacgtgcataagtgattgtaacatttaggacagaaatacagctttttggttaattgggtgaaaaaacactgtaaaatatactgcatatctgggattagacaagcataagtgacggCTTTTTGGTTGTTTTTATGTCACTTACTGACGGCGCACAGCTGCTGCACATGATGCCGGCTGAGGGGCGTCGCTTATATATGGCGCAGTATTGCTCCTTGACGATCAGAGCGGCCAGAAGAAGTGCAATACATTGTgcgaaacggccgtagccgcCATTCATCTGCAGGAGCTTGTCCGCACCAGAACCCCACCTGTTCGTCCTACATGAAAGATTGAATAAAAAGACATAGTTTTGAatgcttcggtgagtgccgcatattTCTTtgattttcgctatattgctacatTTGATACGGCATTTTGGTTacgggggtgaaaaaagcctctgatatattgcacatctggcattacacgtgcataagtgactgtcacattttggccataaatacggctttgccatactggggtgaaaaaagcctctgatatactgcacatctggcattacacgtgcataagtgactgtcacattttggccataaatacggctttgccatactggggtgaaaaaagcctctgatatactgcccatctgtgattacatgtgcataagtgactgtcacatttaagccagaaataaggctttttggttactaaggtataaaaaccctctaatatattgtacatctgggattacacatgcataagtgactgtcacatttaggccagcaatacggctttttggttactggggtgaaaaaaagcctctgaaatactgcacatctgggattacacatgcataagtgactgtcgcatttaggccagaaatacggccttttggttactggggtgaagaaACCCTCTAATAtgctgcacatctggtattagacttgcataagtgactgtcacatttaggccaaaaatacggctttttggttactggggtgaaaaaaagcttctgatatactgcacatctgtgattacacgtgcataagtcactgtcacatttaggccagaaatacatctttttgcttactggacagaaaaaaatgcaccacacggatataccactgactatactggctagtcataaatgcagatattaaaagctgagacttttgccaatatattcctgtcaggaagatatcggagccccaagcaccacgtcacggttctcagcatggcaaggggtcctaccactacgctacctatggtgtgaacaaggtctgaaggtgatgtaatccagctcacagccaagcttccacacaaccgcctagcaggacaactagtgcaatgtgaacaaagccagactgtaagccacacctatatcagaccatgtgatggaggctaccaggtgcagaggatagtgtttgaatgccaggtgaaggcacatacactacatataaaacaagacaaaaacacagaaatatagtggcaaatctgggggagctgctcaacccctaacactgtagcgtgtttttcattgggggagcagccccaccgcatgtggaccgcatttctgtgtttttgtcttgttttatatgtagtgtatgtgccttcacctggcattcaaacactatcctctgcacctggtaacctccatcacatggtctgatataggtgtggcttacagtctggctttgttcacattgcactagttgtcctgctaggcggttgtgtggaagcttggctgtgagctggattacatcaccttcagaccttgttcacaccataggtagcgtagtggtaggaccccttgccatgctgagaaccgtgacgtggtgcttggggctccgatatcttcctgacaggaatatattggcaaaagtctcagcttttaatatctgcatttatgactagccagtatagtcagtggtatatccgtgtggtgcatttttttctgtgatttatgattatattttcatccgcacaatgctccgttttgtgtaggatgcctttgtggtgcatgtggaccgcgccgacatcctccaccgtatgcaaaatattttttgctggggatagtcgtttgctgcggtccacatgcggtggggctgctcccccaatgaaaaacacgctacagtgttaggggttgagcagctcccccagatttgccactatatttctgtgtttttttttgcttactggggtaaaaaaaaacatctaaaatactgcatatctgggataagacgtgcataagtgagtcacatttaggccacaaataccgctgtcatatagagttaaaaaaatatatatttgagtgcaataccctacatcagggtttttattgtcggttaattatttttaacagacttagcaattacaaagcaaagtaaaaattgGTTAACTATTAGGCAAATatctaataagggacgtggtcatggtcgtggtggtggtggagcctctggtgcagggagaggacgtggcgttctgccacagctacacatcctactgaacctacttcCTCAGGACCCAGTAGCccccagaatttacagcaatatttggtggggcctaatgccgttctaaggatggtaaggcctgagcaagtacaggcgctagtcaattgggtggccgacagtggatccagcacgttcacattatctcccacccagtcttctgtagaaagcgcacaggtggcgcctgaaacccatgcccatcagtctgtcacatcacccccgtgcatatcggggaacctgtctgagcctcaagtcatgcagcagtctcttatgctgtttaaaaactctgctggcagggtttcccaagggcatccacctagcctttccccagcggtggaagacatagaatgcactgacgcacaaccacttatgtttactGATAAatacatgggaataccacctcagcacgtctctgatgatgacgaaacacaggtgccaactgctgcgtttttctgcagtgtgcagaccgaaaaggatgaCAGGGaggaagactaggtggaagacgatgcaggggatgttgatgtcctagaccccacatggaatgaaggtcgtgccactgactttcagagttcggaggaagaggcagtggtgagaccgagccaacagcgtagcaaaagcgggagcagggtgtaaaagcagagcagccatcgccaaaacagttcgcctgctactggccaccgtcaacagGGACCAAGTACACCAAagtcagcttcaaggagttccctggcatggcacttcttcacacaatgtgctgacgccaagacccgagtggtttgcacgctgtgccatcagagcctgaagtgaggcattaatgttcggaaccttagcacaacctgcatgacaaggcatcttcatgcgagacatgggctgcagttgagtaagcaccttcaaaaccaagaaagggctcaggcccctcctgctccctcttctgctgctgccgcctcggcctcttcctccgcctctggaggaatgttggcacctgccgcccagcaaacagaggatgtgccaccaacaacaccacctctgtcaccaagcatctccaccatgtcacacggaagcgttcagctctccatctcacaaacctttgatagaaagcgtaaattcccacctagccaccctcgatccctggtccagcatttctaaactgcttgcctttgaaatgctgtcattcaggctggtggagacagacagattcaaacagctcatgtcgcttgctgtcccacagtacgtcgttcccagctgccactacttctccaggagagccgtgccctccctgcacaaccaagtatcggataaaatcaagtgtgcactgcgcaacgccatcggttgcaaggtccacctaaccacagatacgtggaccagtaaacacggccagggacgctatatctccctaactgcacactgggtaaatgtagtggaggatggtcccaggcggagagctgtttggcacacgtccttccgccgccaaggatcgcagggcatcattctttgcctcctgttgccttctcTTCCTACCCGGCTTCCTCCATCTCTTCTATCACCTCCTCATACAGttagcgacagaccttcaccaccaacttcagcacagccagaagtaaacgtcagcaggccgttctgaaactgatgcgtttgggggacaggccccacactgcgcaggagttgtggcggggtatagaacaacagactgatgagtggttgctgccagtgggcctcaagcacggcctggtgatgtgcgataatgggtgaaatctcgttgcagctctgggactagct
The genomic region above belongs to Bufo gargarizans isolate SCDJY-AF-19 chromosome 4, ASM1485885v1, whole genome shotgun sequence and contains:
- the LOC122935179 gene encoding olfactory receptor 1019-like, which encodes MDTHNKTLATEVILLSFSDNIQINIVLFLFFIIIYLVTVVGNFLMITIILISSQLHIPMYFFLCNLSFIDLFYSSSALPKLLVDLFSKERIMSLVDCAIQVYISTFLGDTECLLLALMAYDRCIAICYPLYYPMLMRWTVCYWLAAFVWIMSFFISVVPSLLMPMKFCNPNRINHFMCEIIAVIKLSCDNIYLNELVIFCVSFITLLLPFLFIIITYICIISNVLKIQSVARSKAFSTCTSHIIVVVLFYWTAMVMYFGPSSQYSTNQEKYISVFYVVIIPMLNPIIYSLKNKEVKNAFLSLVNSHSLHY